The Gossypium hirsutum isolate 1008001.06 chromosome D03, Gossypium_hirsutum_v2.1, whole genome shotgun sequence genomic interval GAAGCATCTGTAGTGTTGTTAGTCTTGTTATTTTGAGCTTCATCGGTTCCCTCACCATTGTTGGGGTTAGGACCCACCGCGTTCACTTCCAAACACACCGTCGTCGATCCCAGTTTGACGACGTCGACGACTACTTGCTGAGCCGATAATTGAAGCTTGGGATCTTCCACCATTTTCTTGGGGTAGTTCTTGTATATGGCGTAAAGAATCATTTGAAGAATTCCAAAGATAAACCCAAGTACATTGGGAACCTGTTAAGATGATTAGATGTCAAGAAAATGTTTCTAATGTTAAAAGGAATTCCAAGACATGAAATATGCTTTACAACATACAGCAATGTTCATATCCTTCAACAAAAGGCCGTAAAAAAACCACATCACTGCTCCGAGAGTGAGGAAAACTGATAAAGTAAATGGCATATACTCCACGCTCTTGGTTTTTATCACTTTTCTCTGCAAAAAAGAAAACAGCgaattttagttagttttgaaTGGAAATCAATTAGATTAAATCTGGGGTTGGCTTGTTTTATGCTTACCAAAATGCCGAGAGGTGCAACGAACACACACAAAGCGAATCCCATGCAAATGTATCCAAGAATTTGGAGACGGATCAAAGGGTTTTTAAGGAAGAAAGTTGAGAAAAAGATGGCTCCGAACCCGAAAACATTGAAGAGGAGGATAAGTTTCAGTGTCACCAACTGAAATCCAACCATTTGTAAACAATCAAAATATGGGAAATTAAAGAGGTATATAACtatatataatagtatataatataGTACCTTTTCCTTCTTTGGGCCATAGTAAAAGTAAACAACAATGTAAAAAGTCTGAATGAAAACGCAGAAAGTGTTGATGGTGATGAGAAGCATAGCATCCTTCTTAAGGAGTGCATAGTAAATCCAAAGCATCGCACTGAAGAGTGATACCACGTAAGGGATTGATTGGTACCCTTCCGATGTTCTCTTCTTGTATATTTGGTAAAATGTGGGCctgaaatattatatatataatatcatcaACCGTTGAAACGATACACTGAAGTAAAAGCTGACAAAAATGGTGACTTACAGGGGAGCAAGGGAAACCAGAAATGAAACAACGTTTcctagaagaagaaaaacaaatatgAAATATCAGATATTGAGAAAGAAATGGTGATTTTGAAGTTGAAACCTTCATTAAAAGAATTCAAATATGTATACCCAGAATGCCAAAAACGAAAGCCCAAGAGACATGAAGAGCCATAATATCTGTTGTAAATTCCCTCTCCTTTCTTTGTttcaaaaacaaagttttgattgaTGTCTCTAGTGATGAATGCACTCTTGGGGTCGATATTTATAGTGATGGAAAAGGGTAGGCTTACGGCttattctactttttttttcatgCAAATATGCAGTAGATTCCATTTTGATTCTCAATATTATTCCtccaaatattttaatatttggaCTCACTTGACTTGAATGGACAAGGATCTTACAAATTTAAGTTGACTCAACGTGATTCACTTTGTCACAGCTAGCAATTTTTGTTGGTAAACTtgaaattaagttgtatattGTACTAGAATTAAAATAGTCTTTtagaggattaaatcaaaattttattattttaacgaaataaaatgtaattttattttttattaaattaaaattttataagaaaGTGAAATTTTACATGGGAGGTTGAGGACTCGAATCCACCCTATCGAGAGCTATACATTCAAGCCAGAAAAATACCTTTATATTAAAAACGAATCATATCTCGATATAATCCGAGTTGGAAAGGGAGAGAGAAAAGTGGTGAagttggaaataaaaaaaatacggaaggtttttgaaagaaaaaacaaGGGGTAGTAGTGAACTTTTCAAGATTTAGAGATAAGCCTTTTTGGTTTGGTTGTGAATAAGCATTTGCAAGGTAAAGTCCCTTCCCCTAAACTCTAAAATTAGTTAAAAGGGTTATGTTTTTTATCCCAAAAAGGGTGGTTGGTGTTGAATGGAAGCAGCCCGCAATTTACACCAAAGCCCCTACTCGAGAGTACCATTCCTAGTACATACACAAAATCACTGGGGACCCACCATTGTGTCTTTATGATGTGTCTTCCAACAACTGGTTTTTAAGGTTTACAACTCATACTTCACATTCTTTGTTGCGAAATTTTGCTTTTCTTCGTCCCGGTAAGACCTCCCCCAGCCACGTCGGATTAGGCCAAAAGTTGGAATACAATTAATCAAGTTTTAAGGCTTCATTTACTTCAAAATATGGggtaatttactaaaaaaaagcctaatttttttaaaaattaccgaaataggctcgatattttattatttatcggaatgggtCTTTTCCGGCaaatcgcgtccatgtcagcACGATGTCAGGAGACGTGCCaagaaatcgcgtccacgagagggcgatttgttgccacgtcagcaaagcatgctgacgtggccgcgacttgtcccgcgcgtgaacagtgcaacggtaaaaaaaacttataaatacccccacccttttttttcacaaactaatcctatctcaaatttcctctcaaattccttccaaatttctctcaaatccatatttaatctcaatttgctctcaagttcctcttaaatttctcttaaatccctttttttaaataattttaattttttaaaattttttttaaaccgtaaaaatttgtacgatttcagcaatggccggagaattgactcgtcttgataagcatcacatatcggtagaacaaatgaaaatggtaagcgttaaatttaatttttaaatattatttaagaattttttatttatgcatttttagataattattaattaattatttgttataaaagtctgtagatcgggtattggaatgcaatatctggaatatgcatggtcctccatcacctttggtagagaactacctgcgggaagcgggtttttggcacgtggcgacggtaggccggggatgcaaggtggacccaaaactaatcagtgcgttgatcgagaggtggagacccgagacgcataCATTCCATCTTctatgtggagagtgcactatcactctggaagatgtcagtctgcaattgggattgctagtggacgggtacccagtcaccgggtctgcccaatctagcgattggggagcggtgtgctacgagcttttgggcgctattccggagaaaatgGACGGAGGTAAGATCGAGATGAGCTGGTTACGTGACACATTCCCTGAACCAgatgaagattcaaccgaaattgaaagaatccgatatgctcgtGCATACATTCTTCAATTAATTTGAGGTTATTTGATGCCCGACTTGTCacagtttattaaattaatcagaacagaactctaagccattgtctgtgcggagatattttatttgctttcctgtctgtttttcaatcatggttTTGCAAGACTTAAATtcggaaaacacatcacttttcttcttcaggaagaacgcccacacttttctgaaaaatcatcaagaaaagttagcatataattagctccacctctcgaaggcccTTTGGATGGCCCccatagatcagaatgaatatactctaacgTTCCCTTCGtattatggattcctctggtgaatcgaactctcttttgcttcccaaaaatgcagtgctcaaAGAACTTCAGTttacaaattccttgcccatcaagaagtcctcttttgctcaattctgccatgccattctcactcatatgccctaggcgcatatgccaaagtttagtaatatcatcatctgacaaggaaaaggatgacacagctacatcaccagtaatagtagaaccctgcaaaacatataacttggcagtctttctctgccctttcatcacaatgagggaacctttgaaaatctttaaaacctcactttcagctgtgtatttgtacacttttgaatcaagagtacttaatgaaattaaatttctctttaattctggaacatgtcgtacgtcactaagggttctgacaactccatcaaacattttaactctaattgttccaacacctgcaattctacatgaagcattatttcttATCAACACAataccttcagacactatttcataagttgtaaaccaatcccgattgggactcatgtggaaggtgcaacccgaatcaaggaTTCACTCCTCGCTCGCTTtggaattgttgacagaagcgactagaagttcaccatcgctgtaatcttctacaacatcagctttacccgaattttctagttgttttccattttgattcgcagcctctcttttgatcttattctgtagcttatagcactcagatttaatatgccctttcttcttgcaaaagttacaagttttacctctgtttgaaaacttcgatctacctttagatttactgcgaggattccgttcctgtgtccttccacgatcatcattagCATTATGATCTTGTCTCCCATGAACAATAAGACCCTTTCCCTGAGAGTCGGTTTTAACcataagatgcttcatcttatcatacgaggttaaagaatcataaacctcatcaactgtgagagactcgcggctatataaaatcgtatctctaaaagttgaataagacgggggcaacgaacaaagtagaatcagccctagatcttccttatcatactgaacctccatggcctccaagtttgagagaatttctttgaacactgttaagtgttcgtgcacagatgcacattcctccaaacgatgagcataaagacgctgttTCATATGTAGtttgctagttagagttttcgacatacatatctgttccaacctcttccataatccagcggtagtcttttccttcatcacatcctgcaaaatttcgttagacaaatgcagatgtaactgtcTTAACGTCTTTCGATCTTTGCGCTTCTTCTCTTCTTCCGTCAaagttgaaggcatcttatctacccctagtagggcttcctctaagtccatctgtgcaagaactgcttgcatctttatctgccacaatgcaaatctggtgttgcgatccaacaacgGAATTTCGTACTTCAAAAAcgtcat includes:
- the LOC121215505 gene encoding bidirectional sugar transporter SWEET10, which produces MALHVSWAFVFGILGNVVSFLVSLAPLPTFYQIYKKRTSEGYQSIPYVVSLFSAMLWIYYALLKKDAMLLITINTFCVFIQTFYIVVYFYYGPKKEKLVTLKLILLFNVFGFGAIFFSTFFLKNPLIRLQILGYICMGFALCVFVAPLGILRKVIKTKSVEYMPFTLSVFLTLGAVMWFFYGLLLKDMNIAVPNVLGFIFGILQMILYAIYKNYPKKMVEDPKLQLSAQQVVVDVVKLGSTTVCLEVNAVGPNPNNGEGTDEAQNNKTNNTTDASNEV